TTCCATAGAGCGGACCATTCGGAATACCATTCAGACTTTTGAGCCGCGGCTGCAAGGGGTTCGCGTCGCATTTTTAGATCAGCAGGAGGACAAGTTGACCCTCAGCTTTCAGATCTCCGCCCAGTTGGTGCTCGCCGGGCACAAGGATCCGGTGACCTTCGAAAGTGTCCTGGATGCCGGCGGCCACATCGAAGTGAAGAATTAGCAGAATCGGGTATCGGGAATGTTCAATCAATACTTCCAAAACGAGCTGGCCAACCTGAGAGAATTGGGCGCCGAATTTTCACGCCGTCATCCGGCGGTGGCGCCGATGCTCAATGGTATGTCCACCGATCCGGACACCGAACGGTTGATGGAGGGGGTCGCTTTTTTGACCGCCATGCTGCGGCAACGTCTGGACGATGACTTCCCCGAAATCATCCAGGAGCTTTTCCAGCTGATCTGGCCGCACTACCTGCGTCCCATACCATCGACGACCATCGTCAATTTTTCTCCCAAGGCCGGCTTGAAGCAGACCGTTCATGTGCCCAGGGGGGTACAGCTGGCATCCGAACCGGTGGATGGCACCCTGTGCTATTTCCAGACCTGCTATGATGTGGATGTCCATCCGCTGGTGCTGGAAAAGGCGCAACTGGAAGAGAAGCCCGGTCAACCGCCGGTCATTCGTCTGGCATTGTCACTGCAAGGCACGCGGCTCTCCGAATGGCAGCCCAACACCCTGCGGTTCCATCTGGCCGGAGACCCGAGGCAGGCCGCCGACATCTATCTTCTGCTGGCTCGCCATTTGAAACGCATCGTCTTAGTTCCGACCGGCGGCGGGGAGACGTGCACCCTTTCAGCGGAACATCTCAAACCGGCCGGTTTCGGGGCAAAGGATGCCTTGCTGCCGTACCCGGCGCAATCCTTCTCCGGGTATCGAATCATCCAGGAGTATTTTATTCTGCCGGAAAAGTTTCTTTTTTTAGATATCGACGGGGTTGGGGCCTGGCGCCAGCGGGGCGGCGGCGACCGCTTTGACATTCGCTTCGAGCTCGAGGGCCTGCCATTTGCCGCGCCCAGGATTCGAAAGGAAAACTTTGCTCTTGCGGCAACCCCTGCGATCAATTTGTTTCCCCACGATGCAGACCCGATCCGGCTCGATCATCGCAAAAGCGAATATCTGGTGAGACCGGCGGGAAGCAACGATCGCAATTATCAGGCGTATGCCATCGACAGCGTGACCGGATACATACAGGGCACAGCCCAGGAACGCAGCTACCGACCTTTCGAAATGTTTTCACCCAATCCTGAAGCCGATCCCACATTTCATGTCAACATCCGTCAGTCGCCGGTGCGCCAGGGCTTTGATTTTTACCTGTCGGTGGCCTATCCCCCCGGAACCGGTGAACCGCCGATAGAAACATTGTCCGTGGATCTGCAGTGCACGAACGGGCTTCTGCCGGAAGGGCTGCAAACCGGTGATATCCGCTACGCCACCAGCAGCACCCCTGAATTCGTCGAATTTCAAAACATCAGGCCGCCCACATCGACGATCGTGCCCCAACTGGGACGCAATCTGCACTGGAAGCTGCTGTCGCATTTGTGCTTGAATTATCGTTCATTGGCCAGCGCACCGAATCTCAAGGCCCTGCTCGAGCTGTACAATTTTGAAGAAAGCCGGGACCGCCCGGCCTTTCTGGCCAATCAGAAGAAAGTGGCCGGCATCGAAAGCGTGTCGACCCGCACGGCCGACAGGTTGGTGAATCGGGTCATCATGCGCGGTCGCGAGATTCATCTGGGTTTGCGCCAGGACCACTTCGCCGGCATTGGGGATCTGTTTCTTTTTGGTTCGGTACTCGACCATTTTCTGGGATTGTACGCATCCCTGAACACCTTTACGCAACTCGTCGTCAGAGAGGCCTTGAAAGGAGAGGTCTATCAATGGCCGCCGCGCATCGGAGAACATCCGCTGATTTAACGCCGGTCCCCGGCAACCCGATCTCCCAGGCGCTGACGACCCAGGCGGGCGGTTATTCATTCTTCCAGGCCATACGCCTGCTTCGCCACCTCACCCGCGAAGAGGCTTCCACGGAGGAAGCACACCGCGTCGGCAGGATCCGCGTCAGGCCCAACCTCTCGCTGTCATTTCCCTCCTCGGACCTCGAGACGATCGAACGGGTCGAGGAGGACGATCATTTTCGTGTCACAGCAAATTTTTTAGGGCTGTACGGCTGCGCATCACCGCTGCCGACCTTTTACACCGAAGATCTGCTGGCCGAAGCGGCCCAGGACGAATCGGTTTCCAGGGAATTCATCGATATCTTCAATCAGCGCCTCTATGACCTCCTGTATGAGGGATGGTTGAAGTATCGTCAGTATCTGAACGTCGCCGAAACCAAAGACGCCCGATATATCGAGCGGCTCTATTGTCTATTGGGCCTCGGGCCTGAACCGCTGCGCCAATCCCATGGCTTGCCGGGCGGAGATTTCCGCCTGTTGCGCTACATCGGACTCTTTACACAGTTTCCCAGATCGGCGGAGGGATTGGGCGCGCTGCTTCGGGATGTGTTTCCCGGCATTACGCTGACGGTCGTGCCGTGCGTGTTGCGCAAGGCCGTTATCCCAGCGTCCCAGCGGATGTGCCTCGGCCAATCGGGAGGACGGCTGGGGATAGACAGCTACGTGGGCCAGGAAATCGATGATCGCATGGGCAAATTCCGGATTCAGATCGGCCCCTTGGCGCAGGCGGAGTTTTTGAAATTTACCCCGGGCAAGGAAAACCACAACCTGTTGACTGCATTCACGGAAAGCTATCTGGCCGATCCCCTGGCGTATGAGGTGGAGCTGATCCTTGGCGCTCACCAGGCCAAAACCACGGCGTTGGGCAATCCGGTGAGGTCCGTGTTGGGAGTGACCACCTGGGTGTTTTCGACGCCACATCTTGGAGAGGTGCGCACGCGCTTTAACGTTCAGCGCGCTTGAACCAGATCCCATACCGATATTTCAAGCACATCAAGGAGGATGGCATATGATTTCAGTGGACATCAAAGCGCTGCTTCGCCGAATGAACGGTTATTGCACCGGTGCCCTGGAGAGCGCTGCCGGGCTATGCGTGTCGCGCACCCATTACGAGGTGACGGTGGAGCACATGATGCTCAAACTGCTCGAGGATCAGCAGGCCGACTTGCCGCTTATTCTCAGACATCAGAATATCGATGGCGGACAACTACGCAAGGCACTGTCCGACAGCCTGGAAGATTTCAAGACCGGCAATGCGGCCAAGCCGGTGTTTTCACCGCTGCTGCTCGAGTGGCTCCAGGATGCGTGGCTGACCGCCTCAGTGGATCTGGACGAGGCACGGATTCGTTCCGGCGCCCTTTTGCTGGCATTTCTCAATCGCCCCCACCAGTTCGGCAGCGGCGCTTACGTGGATCTGATCAGGGGAGTCGGTCGCGACGCCGTTTTGGCTGGTTTCTGGGACATGGTGAAAGGTTCGTCTGAAAAGGCCGTGAGGACCTCGGAAGTGGAGGGCGAGGCTGCGGCGCCGGGAGAGGCGACGGCCCTCAAGCGTTTCTGCGTGGATTTTACGGCCAAGGCCGCCGCGGGGGAGATCGACCCGGTGTTTGGACGTGACCGGGAGATCCGACAAATGGTGGATATCCTGGCCCGGCGGCGCAAGAACAATCCCATCGTCGTCGGCGAGGCCGGGGTGGGTAAGACGGCCGTGGTCGAAGGGTTGGCCCTGCGAGTGGTCGAGGGGGACGTACCTGAACTGCTCAGCGATGTGGCCATTATCGGTCTCGATATGGGCCTGCTGCAGGCCGGGGCAGGCATGAAAGGAGAATTCGAAAATCGACTCAAGTCGGTGATCAATGAAATCAAATCCTCCGAAAAGCCGATCATCCTGTTTATCGATGAGGCTCACACCCTGATCGGGGCCGGCGGGCAGGCCGGCATGAGCGATGCGGCCAACCTGCTTAAACCGGCTCTGGCGCGGGGTGAGTTGCGCACCGTGGCGGCCACCACCTGGTCGGAGTATAAGAAGTACTTTGAAAAGGACGCGGCGCTGGCGCGGCGATTCCAGCTGGTCAAGTTGGACGAACCGTCGGAGGATACGGCCAAGTTGATTTTGAGAGGATTGAAAGAAAAGTACGAAAACGCGCACCATGTGGTGGTGCGCGACGATGCCATCGCTGCGGCGGCGGAAATGTCCAGCCGTTATATCTCCGGCCGCCAGTTGCCGGACAAGGCCGTGGACCTGCTCGATACCAGCGCGGCCCGTGTCAAGATTCTCCTCAGCGCAAAGCCGGATATCGTGGAAGATCTGGAGCGCCGTATCCAGGCCCTGACACGGGAGATGAAGGCCATTGCCCGCGATGAGCAGCATGGCCTTGCCGTGGATGCGGAGCGGCAGGCGGCCTTGAACCAGGAGCGGGAACAGCTGGAGACGACACTCGAAGAGACCCGCCGGCGATGGCTCGAGGAACAGGCCCTGGCCCGGAAGGTCATCGAGATCCGCGAGCGGCTTGCGGAGGCGGCCCAGGCCGGTGAAAATATCGAGGCCGTCAAGGAGGAGCTGCGCCAAAGCACGGCCGATTTGGCGCAACTGCAAGGGGATTCTCCTCTGGTCCGTACCGAAGTGGATCCGGATGTTGTGGCCAAGGTCGTGTCCGACTGGACCGGCATCCCATTGGGTAAGGTGATGCGCGACGAGGCGCGCAACATCATCAAGCTGGAAGAGAACCTGCGACAGCGCATCAAGGGGCAGGACCAGGCCCTTGGCATCATCGCCCAGACGATCAAGGCGGCCAAATCGGGTCTGAAAGACCCCCATCAACCCTTAGGGGTCTTTCTTCTGGTGGGGCCCAGCGGGGTCGGCAAAACCGAGACGGGTCTGGCGGTCGCGGACCTGCTGTTCGGGGGCGAGAGCTTCATGGTCTCGATCAATATGAGCGAATTCCAGGAAAAGCACACGGTCAGTCGGCTGATCGGTTCCCCGCCGGGCTATGTCGGCTACGGGGAAGGGGGGGTGTTGAGCGAGGCGGTGCGTCAGCGTCCATACTCGGTGGTGCTGCTGGATGAGGTGGAAAAAGGGCATCCCGAAGTGCTCAATCTCTTTTACCAGGTGTTCGACAAAGGCATGCTGGCCGACGGCGAGGGGCGCGAGATCGATTTCAAGAATACCGCCATTTTTCTCACCAGCAACCTGGCCACGGACGTGGTGACCGAAATGTGCGCAGGTGAAGAGGTGCCGCCCCTGGAGGTGATCAGCTCGGCCATTCGTCCCATCCTCAGCCAATACTTCAAGCCGGCGCTCCTGGCCCGCATGAACGTGGTCCCCTTCAAGATACTGCCCCCCGATATTCTCAAGGATATCGTCGAGCTCAAACTGAACAAGTTGGTCCGCCGCATGCATCAAACCCACCGGATCGAGATGCACTACGCCCAGGCCGTCGTGGACCAGATCGCCGCCCGATGCACCGAGGTGGAGACCGGTGCCCGCAATATCGACTACATCATGAACGGCACCGTCATGCCACGCATGTCACAGGAGATTCTGACCTACATGACGACCGGTGAGATGCCGGCCCAGGTTCGCCTCGACCTGGACGACAGCGGCGGGTTTACCGTCACCTTTGGAGGATGATGGATGGCTGTCCAATTAATGGCGAATGCGCCCCGCTTCACCTTTTTTGCTGATGGCAATGAGCTGAGCGTATATGAATTCAAGGTGCGCGAGCGCATCTCCGAGCTGTTCGAAGGCAACATCAAACTGGTTTCGGAACAGGAGTATGGTTTCGAGGATATCATCGGTAAAACCGCCCTGCTGACCGTCGAAGGTCCGGATGGGGATCGCCATTTGAACGGACTGGTGCACCGTTTCATGCTGATCGGCACCAGGGGGCGATTTTTTCTCTACGAAGCCCATCTGGTCCCCCAGGTCCATTTGCTCACGCTGCGGCGGGATTGCCGCATCTTTCAGAATCAAAGCGTTCCCGATATCGTCAAAAAGGTTCTCGATGACGGCGGCGTGGCAGGCGATCTGTTCACGTTCCGATTGAAGGGGACTTACGCCGCGCGGGACTATTGCGTTCAATATCGCGAAAGTGATTGGGCGTTTATATCGCGCCTTCTCGCAGAGGAGGGGATATTCTACTTCTTCGAGCATTCGAACGAAAATCACCGGCTGGTGTTCGGAGATGGTACGGTCAACTACCAACCCATTGGGGGCAATGAGCAGGTGACAGTTCACCCAGGCGCCGGCCTGGTCGCCGATGAAGAGGCCATACAGGAGCTTCAGGTGAGCCGGCAAATCCGATCGGGTCAGTATGCCACGAAGGATTTTAACTTCGAAAAGCCTTCCCTGACTCTGAGCGCCGAGAATTCGGACGTTGAGCATCGGCATCTGGAAATTTACGATTATCCGGGTGAATTCGACACCCCGGAACAGGGTCGCCACTATGCCCAAGTGCGGCTGCAGCAGGCCGTGATGTTCAAGGAGACGGCCGAGGGAAAAGGCACGGTTTGCCGCTTCGTGCCGGGTTTTACCTTCAAACTGGCCGGGCACGCCATGGAGCGCCTGAACCAGGCCTATTTACTGGTGGGGGTCACCCACACGGGCGCGCAAGCCCAGGTGCTTGAAGAGATGGCCGAAACGGAGTCATCGACCCACTATGAAAACCGCTTTCTGGCAGTGCCGTCGGAAGTGACCATCCGACCCGAGGCCGTCTATGCCAAGCCTGTGATCGAAGGGGTGCAGACCGCCATCGTCACGGGTCCGGACGAAGAGGAGATTTATACGGACCGCCACGGCCGGGTCAAAGTACAATTTCATTGGGATCGCGTCGGCAAAAGGAATGAAAACAGTTCGTGCTGGATTCGCGTGAGCCAGCAATGGGCCGGCGCCGGCTGGGGTGCCATGTTCATTCCCAGGGTCGGTCAGGAGGTGATTGTCGATTTCATCGAAGGCGATCCGGACCGGCCCATCATCACCGGACGGGTCTATCATGGCACCAATACGCCCCCGTATGCACTGCCGGCAGAGAAGACCAAAAGCACGATAAAGTCCAATACGTACAAGAAGGGCAATGGTTCCAACGAAATCCGTTTCGAAGACAAGAAGGGCAATGAAGAGATTTACCTGCACGGCCAGAAAGATTGGACCATCGCCATCAACAGCAACAAGTCGCAGACCATCGGTTATAATGAAAGCCTGTCGGTGGGCAACGACCGCACCAAAACCGTAGGCAAGAATCAACAAATCACCGTGGGGCAGCATCATACCGAGACGGTGGGCGGCAGTATGAGCGTCGGTGTGGCCCAGAACATGAGCGAGTCCATCGGCCTGGCCAAATCGCTCTCCATTGGCGGTGCCTATCAAGCCACCGTCGGCGGGGCCATGAACGAGACCGTCGGCGGCGCCAAGACCGAGCAGGTCGGCGCTGCCAAGAGCGTGGCCGTGGGGGCCCACAGCAGCGAAGTGGTCGGCGGCAACAAATCCGTGGATGTCGGCAAGAGCATGGTCGAAACCATCGGAGACGAGTTCGTCCTGAATTCAGGCGGGTCCATGAATATGAAGGCCGGAGACGACTATGCATTGACGGTATCCAACAATGGCGTCATGGACATCGGGGACCAGTTGACCATCAAAGTGGGGGCTGCGTCGATCACCCTCAAGAAAAACGGCGATATCACCATCAAGGGGAAGAAAATCAATATCCAGGGATCCGGCGATGTCACCATCAAAGGAAGTAAAATCAAGGAGAATTGATATGGCTGAAAAGCGTCTGCATCTTCTGGAACGCGGCCACGACAGAAAGGAGAAGGATAGCGACGCGAGCGGTTCATGGCCCGCCGGGAACAGGGATACCATCATCGGGCGCATCACCGCGGTGACGGCAGACGGAGCGATCTGGGTCGATTTCGAGGACCATCCCGGGCAGCCGTTGCGCGCCGTGACCACTGCCAGCATATCCATACAAGATGTGGGCCGCGAGGTGTTGATTCTCTTCGAAAGGGGAGACCGGCGGCGGCCCATCGTCGTGGGCTGCCTTTCGGACAAGGCGGCCCAGGCCCCGGCGCAACAGATAGCGCTCGAACTGGACCGGCGCAGCCCTGACGAGATACGGGTCGACGGCCGGCAGGTGGTGATCGAGGCGGCTCAGGAGTTGCTGCTGAAATGCGGAGAGGGTTCCATCCTGGTGAAACACGACGGCAGCATCGTGATCAAGGGGACCCGAATCGTCAGCCGCGCCAAGGGGATTCAAAAGATCAAGGGCGCGGCCGTCAGCATCAATTGACAAGGAAATGGTTCGGGCATGCTGCAACTTGAAAACGAGACGCCCTTTTGCGCCAATATGACCCTGCTTGCCGATGAGCGAGGTGTGGATCACGTGATCCTTACCGTCAAGGCCACCTTCGAGGTCGGCGAGGGTGTCTCGGTGGCCGAACGGCAGGACGATCTGGTCGAGGCCGACGTTTACTGGGGGGAGCCGGGCGTGTCGAGCTTGAAATATGCTTCCGAGATTCATCTTCCCAAACCCGCAACGGACATCGTCGCCGTGGGGGAGGCGTGCGCTCCCGATGAAACACCGGTGACCCATCTTGTCGTGGCGGTCGCCGTGGCCGACCGGCTGAAGACCATTCGTGTTTTCGGAGACCGGTATTGGGAAAGCGGCCTCGTTGGGCTCGCCGCTTCTGCGCCCCGGCCCTTCGTGCGGATGCCCCTGGTCTATGAGCAGGCGTTCGGCGGCACCATAGAATCCGACAGCGGCTCAGGGCGAAGGTTTGTCGAACCGCGCAATCCGGTGGGCGCAGGGCTCAATGCCGGGCGTAAAAAGGCAGAGATCAAAGGCAGGCCGTTGCCCAACCTGGAACATCCCCGTCAGCGCATCCGGCATCCAGGCGACACCTCAGCTCCGGCCTGTTTCGGTTTTGTCGCCCCGTCATGGATGCCGCGCCGAAAGTATGCCGGTACCTATGACGAAGGATGGGTGAAGCGCCGGGCGCCTTTTTTGCCTGACGATTTCGATGCCCGTTTTTTCAATGCCGCACATCCTGATCTGACCTGTCGCGGCTTTTTGAAGGGGGGGGAACCGGTCAACGTGTTGAACATGTGCCCCGGGGGGTCGCTGAGGTTCCAGTTGCCGGTGTGTGACATGGACGCACGGGTGACCATTGCCGGACGCACCTCCGCGATGCCTTTGACCATCGAAACCCTGCTGCTGGAGCCGGGCCGTTCGCGGTTTGCCCTGTTGTGGCGCGGAAAGGCGCCCTGTGACAAACGGAGTTTGCAGGTTGAGGAGGTTCGTTTGACGGTGAACCGTCTGAAATTTTGACGCCACCGTAAAAAGCCCAATATCTGCGTTGTGCTCATCCCCGTCGTCCTTGCGGCGTACGACAAGTATGCCTCAGGACACGGAATTTCGCGCGCCTTGATTTTGAACTTGTTACGGCGCTGTCCGACAGCGGCTTTTTACATAGCGATCAAATTTTTAATAAATAACTATTTAAGTGGGTTATGTCCGAACACGGAAAGAATACGGCCGCTGACGAGGTCATCGTCATCGTTCAGATCGGCGTGACCACGGCCGTGGGGCTGGATGGCCTTCAGACCTGTGCGTCGGTTCGGGCCGGCATTTCGGGATTTTACGAGCTTGACTGGATGGACAAGGTGGCCCACCCGTTCGTAGCCGCCTTCTTGCCCGATGACTGCCTGCCACCCATTTCCGGGCGGGATCGGTCCGAGGGTTTGGACGATCGAGCCTATCGGATGCTCGGTCTGGCGCAAATGGCCCTGGAACAGATCCAGGGCGTTGAAGAAGCCGTAGCGCTGATGCTTGGATGGCCGGAAAAGGAGAGCCCGCCTTGCGGTGCCGAACCCTGGCTGGCACGTTTGAGCGACCCATCCCCGGTGCCCATCGACACGGTGAACAGTCGTGTGTTCGAAACGGGCCGAGCGTCCGGACTGACCGCCCTGCATCACGCCTGTAAGGTGCTGCGCGCCGGCCAGGCCGAAGCCTTGCTGGTGGGCGCGGTGGACACCTACAAGGATCTGGTGCTCATGGGCCGGCTCGATCGGGCAGCGAGAATCAAATCCCCTGCCAATCTGGATGGTTTCATCCCCGGTGAAGGGGCCGGTTTTCTGCTGGTGACCTCCCTGAGAAACGCCCGGGTCCGTCAATGGCCGGTGATTTGCACCGTCGAATCGACGGCCGTTGGCTTCGAAGAGGGCCATCTTTTCAGCGAGGCGCCCTATCGCGGCGAAGGCCTGGCAGCCACGGTAGATGCCCTGCTAGGCGCCGTACCGGTTCATCTGGACCGTCCCCGATGCGTCTTTTCCAGCATGAACGGGGAGTACTACTGGGCCAAGGAGTGGGGCGTGGCGGCCGTGAGGTGCCGTGACTATCTCGATCCGGGAGCCCGCTTCGAGCACCCGGCGGACTGCTTCGGAGACATGGGCGCTGCATGCGGCCCGGGAATGGTTGCGTTGGCGGCCATCGGTATGCAGAAAGGCTACCTG
This Desulfatitalea tepidiphila DNA region includes the following protein-coding sequences:
- the tssF gene encoding type VI secretion system baseplate subunit TssF, with the protein product MFNQYFQNELANLRELGAEFSRRHPAVAPMLNGMSTDPDTERLMEGVAFLTAMLRQRLDDDFPEIIQELFQLIWPHYLRPIPSTTIVNFSPKAGLKQTVHVPRGVQLASEPVDGTLCYFQTCYDVDVHPLVLEKAQLEEKPGQPPVIRLALSLQGTRLSEWQPNTLRFHLAGDPRQAADIYLLLARHLKRIVLVPTGGGETCTLSAEHLKPAGFGAKDALLPYPAQSFSGYRIIQEYFILPEKFLFLDIDGVGAWRQRGGGDRFDIRFELEGLPFAAPRIRKENFALAATPAINLFPHDADPIRLDHRKSEYLVRPAGSNDRNYQAYAIDSVTGYIQGTAQERSYRPFEMFSPNPEADPTFHVNIRQSPVRQGFDFYLSVAYPPGTGEPPIETLSVDLQCTNGLLPEGLQTGDIRYATSSTPEFVEFQNIRPPTSTIVPQLGRNLHWKLLSHLCLNYRSLASAPNLKALLELYNFEESRDRPAFLANQKKVAGIESVSTRTADRLVNRVIMRGREIHLGLRQDHFAGIGDLFLFGSVLDHFLGLYASLNTFTQLVVREALKGEVYQWPPRIGEHPLI
- the tssG gene encoding type VI secretion system baseplate subunit TssG; this encodes MAAAHRRTSADLTPVPGNPISQALTTQAGGYSFFQAIRLLRHLTREEASTEEAHRVGRIRVRPNLSLSFPSSDLETIERVEEDDHFRVTANFLGLYGCASPLPTFYTEDLLAEAAQDESVSREFIDIFNQRLYDLLYEGWLKYRQYLNVAETKDARYIERLYCLLGLGPEPLRQSHGLPGGDFRLLRYIGLFTQFPRSAEGLGALLRDVFPGITLTVVPCVLRKAVIPASQRMCLGQSGGRLGIDSYVGQEIDDRMGKFRIQIGPLAQAEFLKFTPGKENHNLLTAFTESYLADPLAYEVELILGAHQAKTTALGNPVRSVLGVTTWVFSTPHLGEVRTRFNVQRA
- the tssH gene encoding type VI secretion system ATPase TssH, whose amino-acid sequence is MISVDIKALLRRMNGYCTGALESAAGLCVSRTHYEVTVEHMMLKLLEDQQADLPLILRHQNIDGGQLRKALSDSLEDFKTGNAAKPVFSPLLLEWLQDAWLTASVDLDEARIRSGALLLAFLNRPHQFGSGAYVDLIRGVGRDAVLAGFWDMVKGSSEKAVRTSEVEGEAAAPGEATALKRFCVDFTAKAAAGEIDPVFGRDREIRQMVDILARRRKNNPIVVGEAGVGKTAVVEGLALRVVEGDVPELLSDVAIIGLDMGLLQAGAGMKGEFENRLKSVINEIKSSEKPIILFIDEAHTLIGAGGQAGMSDAANLLKPALARGELRTVAATTWSEYKKYFEKDAALARRFQLVKLDEPSEDTAKLILRGLKEKYENAHHVVVRDDAIAAAAEMSSRYISGRQLPDKAVDLLDTSAARVKILLSAKPDIVEDLERRIQALTREMKAIARDEQHGLAVDAERQAALNQEREQLETTLEETRRRWLEEQALARKVIEIRERLAEAAQAGENIEAVKEELRQSTADLAQLQGDSPLVRTEVDPDVVAKVVSDWTGIPLGKVMRDEARNIIKLEENLRQRIKGQDQALGIIAQTIKAAKSGLKDPHQPLGVFLLVGPSGVGKTETGLAVADLLFGGESFMVSINMSEFQEKHTVSRLIGSPPGYVGYGEGGVLSEAVRQRPYSVVLLDEVEKGHPEVLNLFYQVFDKGMLADGEGREIDFKNTAIFLTSNLATDVVTEMCAGEEVPPLEVISSAIRPILSQYFKPALLARMNVVPFKILPPDILKDIVELKLNKLVRRMHQTHRIEMHYAQAVVDQIAARCTEVETGARNIDYIMNGTVMPRMSQEILTYMTTGEMPAQVRLDLDDSGGFTVTFGG
- a CDS encoding type VI secretion system Vgr family protein gives rise to the protein MAVQLMANAPRFTFFADGNELSVYEFKVRERISELFEGNIKLVSEQEYGFEDIIGKTALLTVEGPDGDRHLNGLVHRFMLIGTRGRFFLYEAHLVPQVHLLTLRRDCRIFQNQSVPDIVKKVLDDGGVAGDLFTFRLKGTYAARDYCVQYRESDWAFISRLLAEEGIFYFFEHSNENHRLVFGDGTVNYQPIGGNEQVTVHPGAGLVADEEAIQELQVSRQIRSGQYATKDFNFEKPSLTLSAENSDVEHRHLEIYDYPGEFDTPEQGRHYAQVRLQQAVMFKETAEGKGTVCRFVPGFTFKLAGHAMERLNQAYLLVGVTHTGAQAQVLEEMAETESSTHYENRFLAVPSEVTIRPEAVYAKPVIEGVQTAIVTGPDEEEIYTDRHGRVKVQFHWDRVGKRNENSSCWIRVSQQWAGAGWGAMFIPRVGQEVIVDFIEGDPDRPIITGRVYHGTNTPPYALPAEKTKSTIKSNTYKKGNGSNEIRFEDKKGNEEIYLHGQKDWTIAINSNKSQTIGYNESLSVGNDRTKTVGKNQQITVGQHHTETVGGSMSVGVAQNMSESIGLAKSLSIGGAYQATVGGAMNETVGGAKTEQVGAAKSVAVGAHSSEVVGGNKSVDVGKSMVETIGDEFVLNSGGSMNMKAGDDYALTVSNNGVMDIGDQLTIKVGAASITLKKNGDITIKGKKINIQGSGDVTIKGSKIKEN
- a CDS encoding DUF6484 domain-containing protein, with the translated sequence MAEKRLHLLERGHDRKEKDSDASGSWPAGNRDTIIGRITAVTADGAIWVDFEDHPGQPLRAVTTASISIQDVGREVLILFERGDRRRPIVVGCLSDKAAQAPAQQIALELDRRSPDEIRVDGRQVVIEAAQELLLKCGEGSILVKHDGSIVIKGTRIVSRAKGIQKIKGAAVSIN
- a CDS encoding DUF2169 family type VI secretion system accessory protein, translating into MLQLENETPFCANMTLLADERGVDHVILTVKATFEVGEGVSVAERQDDLVEADVYWGEPGVSSLKYASEIHLPKPATDIVAVGEACAPDETPVTHLVVAVAVADRLKTIRVFGDRYWESGLVGLAASAPRPFVRMPLVYEQAFGGTIESDSGSGRRFVEPRNPVGAGLNAGRKKAEIKGRPLPNLEHPRQRIRHPGDTSAPACFGFVAPSWMPRRKYAGTYDEGWVKRRAPFLPDDFDARFFNAAHPDLTCRGFLKGGEPVNVLNMCPGGSLRFQLPVCDMDARVTIAGRTSAMPLTIETLLLEPGRSRFALLWRGKAPCDKRSLQVEEVRLTVNRLKF
- a CDS encoding beta-ketoacyl synthase N-terminal-like domain-containing protein; the protein is MSEHGKNTAADEVIVIVQIGVTTAVGLDGLQTCASVRAGISGFYELDWMDKVAHPFVAAFLPDDCLPPISGRDRSEGLDDRAYRMLGLAQMALEQIQGVEEAVALMLGWPEKESPPCGAEPWLARLSDPSPVPIDTVNSRVFETGRASGLTALHHACKVLRAGQAEALLVGAVDTYKDLVLMGRLDRAARIKSPANLDGFIPGEGAGFLLVTSLRNARVRQWPVICTVESTAVGFEEGHLFSEAPYRGEGLAATVDALLGAVPVHLDRPRCVFSSMNGEYYWAKEWGVAAVRCRDYLDPGARFEHPADCFGDMGAACGPGMVALAAIGMQKGYLPGPALVYGASDGGERAAALVARLEER